The DNA window CCATGGCATGTAATAGCCGAAGACCGGCAGCAAAATACCCGAGAACATGGTGAAACTAACGTTGAGAGTAATAAAAGGCAGTAAGCGTACAGCAGCCATAATTGCCGTGTCGTTTTTAGTGAATTGGAAGAACAGGGGCACGTAGTAGACCGCCACAAAGAGACTCGTAGAGGCACTTGCAGTCGTAAAGTAGAGGAGAAGCATTGTGCGTCGTTTGAGAAACTGGACGGGGAACAGTCGGTTCTTCTCAGAGGTGAAGATGCAAAACGTCTGCTGGAATGCGTAGCTGACGAGAGAAACACCAAAGGCAACCCAAAGGCCAATTGACCCACCAGAACTCCATTTCCAGGTGGTACCAGCATACGCCAAAACAACCATAAAGAGCGTAAAGGTAGACGCATTCAACGCGGCCCCAACCCAGTCAACAGCCGCGAGCTTCGATTTTGCTGAGATTGTAGGTTGAGGATTGTACCGAGGGAACCAGAGCACGTAGATTGGTGCGGTAACAGCGGCCAGGACCAAATTGATATAGAACGACCATCTCCAAGTGGCAGCGCTGCTGGCGAATGCCCCGCCAACAACAGGGCCAAGAATGCAGCCAGCTCCCCAGCATAGCCCAACGAGGGCATTGTACAGGCCACGCTGTTCAAGGGTAGTAAAGACGGCTATGTAGTGGAGGCAGCTAGACACGGTTGGTCAGTACGAAACCCTTGTGATTCTGTAGTTTACATGTTACATGCTAGGGTTCGCGTCTCACCCAAGATACATTCCGGCTCCTCCAACTCCCGCCACAACTCTGCCGACAATCATGGCGTTCATTGAAGGTGCAGCTCCGCATACAGCGCTTCCGATTTCAAATAGGATTATGCTCGCGAGATAGAGCCATTTGATATCAAAAGCGCCATATAGGGAGCCGAGCAAGAGAATGGTGGCAACAGAGCCCATAGGGAAGCCGATGCCCACCCATGACAGCTTCTCGATCTCTCCTAGAGTCTCCAAGATGGGCCCTTGGACATCTGCTGCTATAGAGGTATCTAAGCCTGTGAACATTTTTTAGCTCGCTGAAAATCTGGGAGTCTCTTTTGTCTGCGCCATCGCCATACCATAGAGAAGAGCGGTAAGATACAGCCCAACGCAAATGGAATACCATTTCCAGGACGAGATGGATTgctgcaaagatggcgtcGAATTGTCGAGTATTTTCTCATTTCGAGACGTCTGTTGTTTTTCCGTGTCATCAGATGAGTTGCCATTTGGAATGACTGAGGTCGCTTCGTTGGGTGGATTCATTGGCCTCAATTGTCTTGAGCGACGTGCTGAAGCGTatgtatttttctttctgtttccttttttctttccttttctcaaAAAGATATGGAACAATAGGGGACAATGGTTATGTGCGTCAAGCTTTGAAGAACTGTCTTCTATCGTAGAATGGCGCGGCTGAATCTGATGATATAGTCGAGATTTAGCAGAATCCACAAACCCGCCTCCCCTGTCTAATTACGCATTGCTTAGTTATAGTGACAGATTTCAAAGCATACAGATCGTCAGATGCCATATGCAGAACCGATTGGAAAAGAAACTAGGCGTCCCCTTTGTTACTTGACTCAGTTCTAGAGATGGCCTGCTTACTACTGCGGACACATGAAGCAACAAACGTTGCAAAATAATGTACTTATGATGGTCTGTTCTtcaaaagcttataaattgTT is part of the Trichoderma atroviride chromosome 1, complete sequence genome and encodes:
- a CDS encoding uncharacterized protein (EggNog:ENOG41~TransMembrane:13 (o27-49i56-76o82-105i117-140o146-165i186-206o218-239i259-278o298-318i325-344o350-374i386-409o465-483i)) translates to MFTGLDTSIAADVQGPILETLGEIEKLSWVGIGFPMGSVATILLLGSLYGAFDIKWLYLASIILFEIGSAVCGAAPSMNAMIVGRVVAGVGGAGMYLGCLHYIAVFTTLEQRGLYNALVGLCWGAGCILGPVVGGAFASSAATWRWSFYINLVLAAVTAPIYVLWFPRYNPQPTISAKSKLAAVDWVGAALNASTFTLFMVVLAYAGTTWKWSSGGSIGLWVAFGVSLVSYAFQQTFCIFTSEKNRLFPVQFLKRRTMLLLYFTTASASTSLFVAVYYVPLFFQFTKNDTAIMAAVRLLPFITLNVSFTMFSGILLPVFGYYMPWYIPSGALMLIGGALMYTVTPNTSVGAIYGFEILIAVGAGLSSQLAYAIAPAKVKAHEVSAAIGFINVAQLGSISIALAISGSIYQNLGLKLLQDVLQEFDYSQADLQSALAGVKSAVFSHSNPVIKELAITALVRTISSLYGLVIAAAALTLISAVFMRYEKLQLKVSAG